One stretch of Lentisphaerota bacterium DNA includes these proteins:
- the ilvB gene encoding biosynthetic-type acetolactate synthase large subunit, producing MKKKEKQETDPRSGAQCVVDGLEHAGCEVVFGYPGGTVLDIFNVLCLSPVHFILSRHEQGAVHMADGYARATGKPGVCLVTSGPGATNTVTGLATAHMDGIPMVCITGQVALSAIGNDAFQEADTIGITRAVTKHNTLVRSADEIPAAIAEAFYIATSGKPGPVLIDIPKDVQRQLTVVRPPASVSLRSYNPRAVLAPEAVAALAEAINRAERPVLYVGGGAIAANASAPLTALARKANIPVTTTLMGLGAFPEDDPLALRMLGMHGTAVANLAVSACDLLISLGARFDDRVTGKIAEFAPRAKIAHIDIDPSAIGKSVRVDYSIRGDAREAAEALLPLVHPAEHAAWLAELDALKQRYPLKYRHSDSVLQPMFVLEEIDRLRKGKGIIVTDVGQHQMWATQFIRHVQPRSFISSGGLGTMGFGLPAAIGAQLARPGELVVAICGDGGIQMNAQELVVAVEHNIPVKIIILNNGHLGMVRQWQQMFYGKRYSAVVLGSSNRPVNERINHDAAPVYRPDFVKLAEAHGMRAARVTWPAEVAPILERAFADPHPWVIECIVDPEANVFPMVPPGAAVSAMIVD from the coding sequence ATGAAGAAGAAGGAAAAGCAGGAAACGGATCCACGCAGCGGCGCCCAATGCGTGGTGGACGGGCTCGAACACGCGGGTTGCGAGGTGGTCTTTGGCTATCCCGGCGGCACCGTCCTGGACATTTTCAACGTGCTGTGCCTCTCGCCCGTCCATTTCATCCTCTCCCGCCATGAACAGGGCGCGGTGCACATGGCCGATGGCTATGCGCGCGCCACGGGCAAGCCGGGCGTTTGCTTGGTGACGTCGGGTCCCGGCGCAACCAATACCGTGACCGGCCTCGCGACGGCCCACATGGACGGCATTCCGATGGTGTGTATTACCGGCCAGGTGGCGCTCTCGGCAATCGGCAATGACGCCTTTCAGGAGGCGGACACCATCGGCATCACCCGCGCCGTGACCAAGCACAACACCCTCGTCCGCTCGGCCGATGAGATTCCGGCCGCCATTGCGGAGGCGTTTTACATCGCCACCAGCGGCAAGCCGGGCCCGGTGCTGATCGACATCCCCAAGGATGTGCAGCGTCAGCTCACCGTCGTGCGCCCCCCGGCCTCGGTCTCCCTGCGCAGCTACAATCCTCGCGCGGTGCTCGCGCCCGAGGCGGTGGCCGCGTTGGCGGAGGCGATCAACCGCGCTGAACGCCCCGTGCTCTACGTGGGCGGCGGCGCCATTGCCGCCAACGCCTCCGCCCCGCTCACCGCGCTGGCCCGCAAGGCGAACATCCCCGTCACCACCACCCTGATGGGACTCGGCGCCTTTCCCGAGGACGACCCCCTCGCGCTGCGCATGCTGGGCATGCACGGCACGGCCGTGGCGAACCTCGCCGTGAGCGCGTGCGACCTGCTGATCTCGCTGGGCGCCCGCTTTGACGACCGCGTGACCGGCAAGATCGCCGAGTTTGCCCCCCGTGCGAAGATCGCGCACATAGACATCGACCCCTCGGCCATTGGCAAGAGCGTGCGTGTGGATTATTCCATTCGGGGCGACGCTCGCGAGGCGGCCGAGGCGCTCCTGCCGCTCGTTCACCCCGCTGAACATGCGGCCTGGCTCGCTGAGCTGGATGCGCTCAAACAGCGCTATCCGCTCAAATACCGCCACAGCGACTCGGTGCTCCAACCGATGTTTGTGCTGGAGGAGATTGACCGGTTGCGCAAGGGCAAGGGAATCATAGTGACCGATGTGGGGCAGCACCAGATGTGGGCCACGCAGTTCATTCGCCACGTCCAGCCCCGCTCATTCATCTCCTCCGGCGGCCTCGGCACCATGGGCTTCGGCCTCCCGGCGGCGATCGGCGCTCAGCTCGCCCGGCCGGGCGAGCTGGTGGTGGCGATTTGCGGCGATGGCGGCATTCAGATGAACGCCCAGGAACTGGTCGTGGCCGTGGAGCATAACATCCCGGTCAAGATCATCATTCTCAACAACGGTCATCTCGGCATGGTGCGGCAGTGGCAGCAGATGTTCTACGGCAAGCGCTATTCCGCCGTGGTGCTGGGCTCGTCCAATCGCCCCGTCAACGAGCGGATCAATCACGACGCCGCGCCGGTCTACCGGCCTGACTTTGTGAAGCTCGCCGAGGCCCATGGCATGCGCGCCGCGCGGGTGACCTGGCCCGCCGAGGTCGCGCCGATCCTCGAGCGCGCCTTTGCCGACCCCCATCCGTGGGTCATCGAGTGCATCGTCGATCCCGAGGCGAACGTGTTCCCCATGGTGCCTCCCGGTGCTGCGGTGTCGGCCATGATCGTGGATTGA
- the ilvN gene encoding acetolactate synthase small subunit, producing the protein MKHIITALVENKPGVLARIVGLISGRGYNIETLNVGPTQDPAISKMTLVVPGDDHVLEQVTLQVGKLVDVISVTDVTGARHLDRELILVEIATDSVAQRAEVLDLATLFRAAVAGVTERSVSLQMVGSSDVVSDFMLLLKPYKILDLSRSGQIAVARGEG; encoded by the coding sequence ATGAAGCACATCATTACCGCTCTTGTAGAAAATAAGCCCGGCGTCCTGGCGCGCATCGTTGGGCTGATTTCGGGGCGCGGCTACAACATCGAAACGCTCAACGTGGGGCCGACGCAGGATCCGGCCATCTCGAAGATGACACTGGTGGTCCCCGGCGACGACCACGTGCTCGAGCAGGTGACCTTGCAGGTGGGCAAGCTCGTGGACGTGATCAGCGTGACGGATGTCACGGGCGCCCGCCATCTCGACCGCGAACTGATCCTGGTGGAGATCGCGACCGATTCGGTGGCGCAGCGCGCCGAAGTCCTGGACCTTGCGACGCTCTTCCGGGCGGCGGTCGCCGGAGTGACCGAACGATCCGTTTCCCTGCAGATGGTGGGCTCGTCAGACGTGGTCTCCGATTTCATGTTGTTGCTCAAGCCCTACAAAATCCTCGATCTCTCGCGTTCGGGCCAAATCGCCGTTGCGCGCGGCGAGGGGTGA
- the aroE gene encoding shikimate dehydrogenase translates to MPQRRFAVFGHPVAHSLSPAMHNANFRALGLDAVYERRDVVEVELAANLSDFRSGGVNCTIPLKRAAYDICDRLDESARRFGVVNTLRFDADGGLTGFNTDGIGFLRDLEESLGCSPEGRSVLVFGCGGAGRAIAITCACAGARTVSLANRTPERMTALATELAALAPGVPVRVVPSDVTAWTAACRDAELVVQCTSLGLHDGDPFPLGADAFHRGQKVYDLVYTTPVTPIMRVAQAAGAAAQNGLGMLVHQGAASFTLWTGLQADVAAMRGALTTGADPGTD, encoded by the coding sequence ATGCCTCAACGTCGGTTTGCTGTATTTGGTCATCCGGTCGCCCATTCGCTGTCGCCAGCGATGCACAACGCGAATTTTCGCGCGCTGGGGCTGGATGCTGTCTACGAGCGGCGCGATGTCGTTGAGGTGGAGCTTGCCGCGAACCTGAGCGACTTCCGTTCGGGCGGCGTGAACTGCACCATTCCGCTGAAGCGGGCGGCGTACGACATCTGCGACCGTCTTGACGAATCGGCCCGGCGTTTTGGCGTGGTCAACACCCTTCGTTTCGACGCCGACGGCGGACTGACCGGCTTCAACACCGACGGCATCGGCTTTCTGCGCGATCTGGAGGAGTCGCTGGGCTGCTCGCCAGAAGGACGGTCGGTTCTGGTCTTTGGCTGCGGCGGCGCGGGTCGGGCAATCGCCATCACGTGCGCCTGCGCCGGCGCACGGACGGTGTCGCTCGCCAACCGCACACCCGAACGGATGACGGCACTCGCCACCGAACTGGCCGCTCTGGCGCCCGGCGTGCCGGTGCGGGTGGTTCCCTCCGACGTAACGGCGTGGACCGCGGCCTGCCGCGATGCGGAGCTGGTCGTGCAATGCACGTCGCTGGGGTTGCATGATGGCGATCCTTTTCCTCTGGGGGCCGACGCCTTTCATCGCGGGCAGAAGGTTTACGATCTGGTTTACACGACGCCGGTCACGCCGATCATGCGCGTCGCCCAGGCGGCTGGCGCGGCCGCGCAGAACGGCCTCGGCATGCTCGTCCATCAAGGGGCAGCATCGTTCAC